CTATAGAAgggtctgtttttcttttctccaggGCCCTCTAGTGGGTTCATGTGGCCATGGCAGTAACCCACCCACACAGTAAACATTGCACTGCAAATATATCACTAaaaagcatccatccatccatccattatctatacaccgcttaatcctcactagggtcgcggggggtgctggagtctatcccagctgactcaggtgaaggcaggggacaccctagacagatcgccagtctgtcgcagggccacatacaaagacgaacaatcactctcacattcacacctacgggcaatttagaatgatcaattaacctcagcatatttttggactgtgggaggaagccggagtacccggagaaaacccacgcatgcacagggagaacatgcaaactccatgcaggaagatcccgggaaagccgggacgcgaaccaaggaccttctcgctgcaaggcgaaagtgctaaccactacgccactgtgcagccctcactAAAAAGCAGCTTGGTATATCTGTTTCTATGTTCCACAACCTCAGTAACAAGTAATTAATATGGGCAATTAATTCAATAATGAATAGAAGAAGCTTACATGATAAATGAGGCTTTCTCAAATGACAACACATAAAGGGTCAGTTCacccaaaaaacaaagcagtagCTCTGTGCTAGTAGCTATATGTATGAGTCTAACTACATAGAACTACACAAATACTGTACTTTAGGACAGATTTGAGGTACTTCACTTGAGTACTCTCATGTTATAGTACTTTATACTTCTACTTCACTCATTTTCCAGGgtaaatattgtattatttACTACTCCACATTTTATTTGAAAGTTAAAGTACACAGTTACTTttcaaatttagaattttatgtacaaaatacAAGAACATACTTTGAAATACTTGAATAGTTGCAACAAACACAAGTGCTTTAGTAACATGTGACTTTTTATAATAAGCTGAGTTACTATTGATGTTTTAAATACATTCATGtattcttatgtttttttttaactgcagcttTTACTTAAAGATGATAatacttccacctccatgctgctgTCTAGAAACAGGTAAGAGATGAAGTGAATCTTGTTTGTGGTTCTACAAGcactgaaaaataacattttcagaattcttGTACAGTCACATTCATCAtgagcaaatgaaaacaaactacCTGCATGTTGGCTAAAATATCAGGAGAGACAAATCTGGTTTGTTGAATGGATCCTTTAATTCAACCACCAGATGgcatcagaaaaacaaacaaataatttcGAAACATTCTTTTCATCATCTCCTATGAAGTCACCGTGCTCTTTGCGACCATTAAAGCCAATCTATCAGTGCAAAGTAGTATAAAGACTGTAATACggataataataatgcaaacaTACCATGGTTATGATTGTTTAGATGCAGCAGATTGTTCACCGTCAAGAGTGCAGAATAACTGAATGCAGAGGCAGCAGGTAAAGTTGTGCTGTGTTCCTGCAGAGTCAAGGTCCACAGTGGATATTACAGTGGGTCAATAAATGGTTCAACAGTGTGTGCTTATGTAATATAGACTAAAGCATATTACATGACTCCTTGCTTCCCTTTTAACCTCAAATCCACTGCGAAAACAAACATCTCTGATCAAAGGTTACACATCAGACTGTTGTCAGCGTTTGATAATCTGGACAAATACAAGTTACCAATTGAAATAGCCACTTAGAACAGAAGCAAAGTCCATCAAGAACAAGAGTCAAGCTAACAGAGGTGACAATGGCACGGTGCTTAATATTAACATTAAGACTTGAGAAGTGAAGGGCGCTGTCTGAAGTCAGCTGTCATTTAGTACTGACGCTGTATCAATAAGGCACATACAGCAAAAACAGGAATCTGATTTATtgtactgaaaataaaacacacgcAAGTGTTTTTCCTATTGGCCTAAAATGCTTCTCCGCCAGGCGACATGAGAGAAACTACAGCACGGATACTTTTGGTTTGGGGCTGTACTTTAGGAACATTGCATCACTCAGGCAGGTTGGCATGTAGGACAGCGGCAGCCAGAAGAACTTTGCGTCCCATCCAGGAGAGTAGCGAGTACGAGGATGAACAGCAGAGATGGCGTGCTCCATACAGCCCACCACCTTCATCAGGTCGGCATCCGTGAACTGCTTGAACCTTTCATCCAGTCTTTCATAAGCTGAAAGAGGAGAACACTGCTCATCTACAGGTCCATAAAGTCACAATTGAACACTTTATTAAAAAGCTTTTTAGaattaaaaacatgatttagCACCAAGTGCTGTTAAATTGCCAAAGAATTAATATAGAATTACGTAGTTTTGTCTATCAGTTATCTGTGAAGCCCATCAAACTGTACTAACCTAGAAAAgtgctttttaaataaactttgattgacaAAACTTTTCAAAAAGAATTAATAAACTATGAGGAAATAAATGATTAACACCAGAATTCACCATAAACTCATAATTTTAACAACATAACACAATTCAGTGATTATTCATTAATAGGAACGTGATTAACTTCTGTGTGGCACCATTTCTCCTGCACTTCTACCCTCTCAACACTGTGGGCTcactaaatgacaaataatgtaaaattttgACCTCAACCTTTTTTCAGATTCGACATTTGTAGGGCAAAGATTGAAGATAAAAATGTAGCggtatttacaatttaaaaagcctgttACAGTCACTGTACCGCGAGATGTTCTGACCTACTTCCTACAACTATCATTCGATATCAAGAAATCTGTGGAGTGGTTTTATTGACTTCAGCTTAAGGGTAAATTTCTGATGCCAATTGTATCTTATCTTATGTTGATAaagattttttctttgttgttgtctaTAGTTGTTTGGTAATAGTGTTTTAAAGCAACTAGTAATCTTGTTTCAAGGTTTAAAGGGCATTATAAATGTattgtaaaaaatttaaaaaaaaaaaaaaaaaatcagaatttagGAAATCTCTGAAGAATATTTCTTCTAATAGAATAAAAGTCATCAGTAATGAAACGATTTAAATGCTAAACAAAGCACCATTGTACATGGTGATCTCCTTTATGTTTGCAGGTTGCTGTAATAACAAAACGTTTCATCTGTTAAGAAGTTACAGTTACTCACTACTCTCTAAGTATTCCTGTCCATAGTCATCCTTCATTTCCTGAGGTAGTCTTTCCCAGAGCTTCTTCACATTATTCTTCACCAACCCAAGATCAGTCACGTTTGTTTTGAAGAACCCAGGCTCAATGCAGGCTACCTTGACTCCAAATGGTGCCATGTttaacctgaaacacacaatgaGTTGCTTTAGATGAAGAAGACAAACATGACAACAGCAGTGAGTCCAGGGGATAAATAAGTTACATCTCCTCTCACCGCAGACTGTCATTGAAGGCCTCCACTCCATACTTAGACACACAGTAAGGTCCACCGAATGGACTGATTCGCCCGAACACACTGGCAACGTTGACCACTCTGCCTCTGGCCTTCTTAATGAGGGGGAGGACGCTCAGTGTTACGTCGATCACGCCAAGCAGATTGACGGCCAGCATAGGCTTGTAATCCTCTATGGTGATCCAGTCGGCGGGACCAGATGGAACGGAGACTCCAGCGTTGTTCACAACCGCCCACAGGCCTGGAGCAGCACAAGTACAACATGAGGTCACTTTGCCACACTTACAATGTCAAATCACAGTTtaaattactgttttattttttaatatcaaaaatctcaaatttgagATTCAACAATACTTGAGTTGGGAAGACTGACGCCATTCACAGGCTGGTTTGGTAAACATGAAGCAACTCTCAAAACTCTCAAAAAAGTGAAATTGGCTCTGCCCGAGGGCCCCtaaatagatagatactttattaatcctaaGGGAATCCATCTACCAGCACCTctaaactgaaaaataacacaatatatCTTGAACGTTACACAGGATACACTggaacataaaaacagaaattctgTCATGTGCTGGACTTTccaaaagtttcccttaaactCCGACACACTGTCTGACTTGCAAAGATACATTTGATAGTGCAACATGTTTGTGCCACACCTTCATCAGGGAAATAGTTTGCCATCTTCATTAGGGAGTGGCTGTGACTGCACCACCAAAGAACATTCTCCTCATCATACCATGGGGAGATATCAAACACCAAACATTTCACCAAATCACTGTTTtcaatgacacagaaaataaaaaacatgaatatagcttttttttttaaacatagctTGGGTAAAATTATaggaaaagaatgtttgaagcCTGACGAATTCTCAAAAAAAACCTGGACTTACAAGTTGCCGATCTAGATGGATCTGTATGAAcctacatgcacacactcacctTTCTGTTCGACCAGAGTCTTGATGCGAGCTGCTGCTTTCTTGACGCTCTCAGAATCCGTGACATCCAGCTGAATGGTTGTCAGCCTTTCAGAGGTGATCTTCTTCAGCTCGTCCTCACCTTTCTCAGTGAAACAGCCTGCGATCACACGGAAGCCCAGTGTGTCCAGGTGTCTCGCCAGGAGGTGACCAAACCCAGAGTCACAGCCTGTGATGTACACATACTTGTCTCCCTTGTTGGAAACTCTCTCCAGTTCTTTGTACCAGCGATAGATGAACCAAACAGCCACCAGCCCGAGGAGACACAGGAACATTTTTCTAAGGACAAGAAGTAGAAGGAACCACATTACTATAATGTTTGAATGCTCCTTTTGTAGTAGCGATCGCAGAGCCGGTTGCTAGGACTGAACTGTTGTTCTGCAATGTACCATAGGAGTTCGAGGTGTTGGGGTCATAAATGTGATTATTGTGGTTCATATTAGTTTTACAGtcttattagtgtttgtgttgtattctgtttttgtggCTTAGTGGGCCTAGTTAGTTTagttaagtgttatgttgtcatgACTGTCagtgtgaagtgtagtgtgtCTGATTTCTTCCTGCCATTGTTCCTGTATTGTGTtctctgtgtgtcaaaataaaaacgtCTGCTAGCGACAGTGTGCATAAAAGACAGTCCTTTCTCCAGTGTCATTCTTCAACGCAGCTTGctacataaatatatatgaatCCTTGTAAAGAAACCAACAAAATAATAGATCAGATGCCAttgtttattcttatttttgggagagagagataggaaatgtggggagaagagtgtgggaaagacatgcagcccctgtttatgggttgccAGCTCAACTTGTTGTGCTACCCGGGCACCCTCCATTGTTTATTCTGCTAATCTATTACCCAGTGCACGGTTCAACAATTACACCTAATGGATGTTAATGTACTTGAAAATCCATTAGGTATAATGGATGCTGAAGTACACTAATTGAAGGGCAGTTTATGTAAAAGCCGTGTAGGAGAATAAAACTGGGTGAGGAAGATAAGTGAAAAGACGAGGTGCTGAAGAAGTGACATTTCTTATAAACACCTGAAAACACTGTGAGAGCCCAAACTGGTCAGTTCCGATAGCTTTTGTTTGTCTGATCATAACTCAAAACCCCTATAACTTGTATTTTACATTGAGAAGTCTGTGGGAAAACCAGCAGCCATTCACATGTGAGAAGGTAAAACCAATGACTCAGAGAATCTTAAATGATCAATCACATGATAAAACTGGTGGCAATTATATAATATTTTCGTCCTTAGATAAAATTTTACGACTTGACAGACTGCCATACAAATTAATCTGGAGTTATAACAAGTGATTAGCTCATAAATGATGTGCAGATCATTTTCtggattaattcgagtttgatCTTCCAGTTTATTtgcacagtaaaataaaaatatagcttATATCCAAATATATAGAAAAGCCTTataatatatactgtatatacaggCGGCAACATGCACAGATCTACAAGCTCTAAGACCATAAGAAACCTATTCCTAAcaaaaatttaataattttatccAAATTTATTATTTCCACAGTGACATCTGCAAGGTACTTGTCAAAAACTCAGACTGCAAGATTACTTTTACACCTAACccaagaaaagcagcacacacactcaatTCGGAAgtcaaaaatgaactgaaaatgttctATAACTAAAATAAACCTCGCATCTAACGGGCAATGATGAAGTTAACTGTACTTTATGGACATTTGAAGACAGACTCGATCAGAGTTTAACTGTACCTCCGTAAAGTTTCCTAAAAAGCCACTTACATGTGTTTTCTGTGGTCTGTGCAGGAGACAGAGCTGCAGGGTTTCAACCTCCAACTGAGATGGTTGTGCAGCTCACTGTAAACTCCTCTATTTCCCCTGTTTAATTTACAGTAACTTCCGGGCTGTCTTCCACTGTCTTTTTTTCCTACTCTTCAATATCAATGTCGAGTGAAGATCGCCATCTGCTGGACATCACACGATAGTGGCGGACacttaaatgcactttttatacACGTGTTGAACAAAAAATTGTATTCTGGCACAATCTACATTCATTCCATTGCCTCAGCCctcaatgcaataaaaaaaaaatctacaaacatTAACCTCTTTACTACAATATACtgaaggaaaaattaaaaataatcaaacacagaGCTGGTGACTCCATCTCAAACGCAAAATGTCcttcaaaggtttttttttaaaaaattttttttatagatgcTACTGGCAAAACGTGATCTAAAAAAGtagagaaattattttaaaaagagaagtcaacatttttatgtcttcaAATAAGCATACAATGAAAATACAAcagcacaatgaaaatacttggATTAACATCTgggtagattctcagtcatccaggtcatggtgatCATAGATGCTTCAGTAGGACTGAAGAGGCTTTTTCAGTTCTGACTGACTAATAGGGAGTTACATAATTTAGAGCCACTCCAGCTCACATGGCTAATGACCCATTAATGACCCAGGACTCACATGCCTCAAGATGTGAAATGTTGTGAAACCAGGTGGtccaccaacagcagcagcagcaatcaTGGTGATGGAGCTGTCGGTTTACACAATGAAGTTGTCAATCTGCCCAGTCAGGAGTGAGTCAAGATGTTAATGATCTCGGAACTTTCTGCGGAGAGACCTTATCACTGTGTTATAGGTATTTGGTAAGTGGTGTCGCAaaccccctcctctgtttagagatggctgTTTCAGTTTGACATAGATGGCTTCCTTTACTACTCTCAAATCATCTGTCCTCTTGGTCCAAACATTGCTGTCCTCAGAAGAATGTCCTTTATCCTTCAGATGCAGGTGAACTGCTGAGCATCTGCTTGTGAAGCTGTTGTTCAGTCTCTCCTATGTACAAGTCTGTGCACTCGTTACTGCATTGGACTGCATATACAACATTGTTACgtttgtgtgttggtgttttatCCTTGAGGTAAACCAGTCTTTGTCTTGGAGTGTTGCTGGGTCTGAAGTGCACCGGGGTGTTATGTTTGGAGAAAATCCTTCTGAGTTTTTCAGATACTCCAGCTATGGATgggatgtgaaaaaaaacaggaggaacAATGTTGCTCCTCCTGTTAGAGAACTGTGGCTTTTACTTAAAGATAATACGTCCACCTCCATGTAGCTGTTTAATAAAAGAAAGTGAATCTTGTTTGTGGTTCTACAAgcactgaaaaataatattttcaaaattcaaGTACAGTCGCATTCATCCTGAGCAAATGATGACAAACCATCGGCATGTTGGCTAAAATGTCAGGTGAGACTAACGTGGGGGGAAAAACTTTCTGCAATTTTGTTGAATGGATCGATCCTTTAATTCAACCATTTTCACTCAACCACCAGATggcatcaaaataacaaaaatcattTAGAATCATTCATTTCATCATCTCCTATCAAGTCATGGTGCTCATTGTGACCATCAAAGCCGATCAGCGAATAGCAGTATAAAGACTAAGGAgtataaaaataatgcaaacgTACCATAGTTACAGTTGTTTAGATGCAGCAGATTCTTCATCGTCAAGAGTACAGAATAACTGAATGCAGAGGCAACAGGTACAGTTGTGCTGAGTGTCTGCAGAGTCAAGACTGTGGTCAGCGTTTGACACTGGATAAATACAAGTTAACAATCGAAAGAGACACTTAGAAGAGAAGCAAAGTTCATCAAGAACAAGAGCCTTAAAAGCTAATAGAGGTGACAATGGCACGGCGCTTAAGAGCAACATATTATGACTTGAGAAGTAAAGGGAACTGTCTGCACCAAGTGGCATGACAGAAACTACAGCACGGATACTTTTGGTTTGGAGCTGTACTTTAGGAACATTGCATCACTCAGGCAGGTTGGCATGTAGGACAGCGGCAGCCAGAAGAACTTTGCGTCCCATCCAGGAGAGTAGCGAGTACGAGGACGAACAGCAGCGATGGCGTGCTCCATACAGCCCACCACCTTCATCAGGTCGGCGTCCGTGAACTGCTTGAACCTTTGATCCACTTGTTCAATACCTGAAAGAGGAGAACGCTGCTCATCTAGAGGTCCATAAAatcataattaaacattttattaaaaagctttttagaattaaaaacatgatttagCACCAGTTATTGTTAAAATGCCAAAGACTTAATCCAGAGTTACGTAGTTTTGTCCATCAGTTATCTGTGAAGCCCATCAAACTGTACTAACCTAGAaaagtgcttttaaaaaaaagtttgattgACAAAACTTTTAGAAAAGAATCAGTAAACTATGAGGAAATAAGTGATTAACACCAGAACTCACCATAACCTTAACATAACGCAATTCAGTGATTAATTCATTAATAGAACTTGAATCACTTCTGTGTGGCACCATTTCTCCTGCACTTCTACTTTCTCAATACTGTGGGCTCACTAAATGACAActaatgtaatattttgaccttcatctttttttcagaTTGGTAGGGGCAAAGATTGTaggtaaaaatacagcattttttacGATTTAAAAAACCTGTTACAATCACTGTAGAGCTCATCCTACCCATTTTCCTTTGCTTCCCCTTTTGACTATTGCAATGTTTCATCTACTGCCTTAATTGCCCCTTGAATTGCTTTTTAACACTGAAACATGGTCAATATAATTATACTTTTTTGACAAAAGTTTGAGTCTGGGTTGTAGGTCTGTGCTTGCGTTTGCTTTTTCACTCCATAAACTTTGACAGCTTTGCAATGGCTGTCTCAAAACCTTGACTTGGTTGGCCATAAGCCATTGTTCTGCAACTTTGGAAGTATGTGAGAGGTCACTGATCATTTGAAAGACCCATTTGCAACTGAGTTTTGACTTCCTGGCTGAGGTCTTCAGATGTTGCTCAAGTACATTTACATAGTTTTCTTTCCTCTGGATGCCACGTATTTTGTGAAGTGCACTAATCCCACTTGCAACAAAAAATCCCCACAACATCATACTTCCACCAACatgcttcactgttgggattGTGGGTTTGCTCCAAACCTGCCAGAGAGTTCATTTGTTGTTTCATCACACCAGAGGACATTTCTCATAAAGGTAGGGTCTTTGTCCTCCCATTCCATTGCACAAACTGTTAAAGCTTCAGTGAGCTTAGTGTATGCAAACCTCTCCCCCACTGAAACTGTGATACAGTTATTTGAAGATGAAATATTCTGTAAACAATTGTAGAAAAAATTACTTGTCATGCATAAAGGAGATGTTCTGACCTACTTAATACAACTATAATTCGCTGTCAAGAAATTCCAGgagtggtttaaaaaaaaaaaagagttttattgACTTCAACTTAAGTCTATGGAAATTTCTGATGCCAATTGTATCTGATCTTACTTTGGTGGAGtctattctttgtttttgtctataGTCGTTAcgtaatttgtattttttagtaaCCTTGGTTCAAGGTTTAAAGGACACTATATATTAATTCTAAGTTGACTCAGGCAAAAAATTCCATCATAATTTAAGAAATCTCTGAAGAATATTTCTTCTAATAGAATAAAATCATCAGTAATGAAACAATTTAAATGCTAAACAAAGCATCATTGTACATGGTGATCTCCTTTATGTTTGCAGGTTACTGCAATAACAAAATGTTTCAACTGTTAAGAAGTTACAGTTACTCACTACTCTCATAGAATTCATATCCATACTCGTCCTTCATTTCCTGAGGTAGTCTTTCCCAGAGCTTCCTTGCATTATTCTTCATCAACCCAAGATCAGTCACATTTGTTTTGAAGAACCCAGGCTCAATGCAGGCTACCTTGACTCCAAATGGTGCCATGTttaacctgaaacacacaatgaGTTGCTTTAGATGAAGAAGACAAACATGACAACAGCAGTGAGTCCAGGGGATAAATAAGTTACATCTCCTCTCACCGCAGACTGTCATTGAAGGCCTCCACTCCGTACTTGGACACACAGTAAGGTCCACCGAATGGACTGATTCGCCCGAACACACTGGCAACGTTGACCACTCTGCCTCTGGCCTTCTTGATGAGGGGGAGGACGCTCAGTGTTACGTCGATCACGCCAAGCAGATTGACGGCCAGCATAGGCTTGTAATCCTCTATGACGAGCCAGTCGACGGGACCAGATGGAACAGAGACTCCAGCGTTGTTCACAACCGCCCACAGGCCTGGAGCAGCACAAATACAACATGAGGTCACTTTGCCACACTTACAATGTCAAATCACAGTTtaaattactgttttattttttatattaatgAGTCTATTAGGAAAGAGTACGATGATATTGCAGATGGAAATACGTCTGTTGATTAAGTATCCTTTCTGCAGAAAGGGGATGAATTGTACAGTCCAACTGCCACATGTAGGAAGGACCTCCTGTGGCATTCGGTGGTCTCAGTCTATGACTGATGGTGCTCTAACAGGATGTCAGGGTGGCATGCAGGGGGTGAGAGGGGTTGTGAAAGTGGCTACACCCAAAGGCCCTGAGTTATTTAACATAAAGTAGTGtttgagtcaagtgtggatttatcgcatgtcaacaggtttactacaatatctttataaa
This DNA window, taken from Amphiprion ocellaris isolate individual 3 ecotype Okinawa chromosome 11, ASM2253959v1, whole genome shotgun sequence, encodes the following:
- the LOC111572826 gene encoding retinol dehydrogenase 7-like, translated to MFLCLLGLVAVWFIYRWYKELERVSNKGDKYVYITGCDSGFGHLLARHLDTLGFRVIAGCFTEKGEDELKKITSERLTTIQLDVTDSESVKKAAARIKTLVEQKGLWAVVNNAGVSVPSGPADWITIEDYKPMLAVNLLGVIDVTLSVLPLIKKARGRVVNVASVFGRISPFGGPYCVSKYGVEAFNDSLRLNMAPFGVKVACIEPGFFKTNVTDLGLVKNNVKKLWERLPQEMKDDYGQEYLESTYERLDERFKQFTDADLMKVVGCMEHAISAVHPRTRYSPGWDAKFFWLPLSYMPTCLSDAMFLKYSPKPKVSVL
- the LOC118469089 gene encoding retinol dehydrogenase 7-like, yielding MFLYLLGLVAVWFIYRWYKELERVSNKGDKYVYITGCDSGFGHLLARHLDTLGFRVIAGCFTEKGEDELKKITSERLTTIQLDVTDSESVKKAAARIKTLVEQKGLWAVVNNAGVSVPSGPVDWLVIEDYKPMLAVNLLGVIDVTLSVLPLIKKARGRVVNVASVFGRISPFGGPYCVSKYGVEAFNDSLRLNMAPFGVKVACIEPGFFKTNVTDLGLMKNNARKLWERLPQEMKDEYGYEFYESSIEQVDQRFKQFTDADLMKVVGCMEHAIAAVRPRTRYSPGWDAKFFWLPLSYMPTCLSDAMFLKYSSKPKVSVL